From one Bacteroides fragilis NCTC 9343 genomic stretch:
- a CDS encoding TlpA disulfide reductase family protein — MKKVTLVALVALALSSCNSDPKFNVKGDVSGADGKMLYLEASGLEGIVPLDSIKLKGDGSFSFKQLRPESPEFYRLRVEDKVINFSVDSTETVSIQAPYTDFSTAYTVEGSENSAKIKELTLKQVRLQKDVDALVKAAQAHQLGNDVFEDSLAVLLKNYKDDVKINYIFAAPNTASAYFALFQKLNNYMIFDPLNNKDDIKCFGAVATSLNNTYPHAVRSKNLYNIVIKGMKNTRTPQQKTIEIPEEKIAETGVIDIALRDMKGNIRKLTDLKGKVVLLDFTVYQSAVAAPHNLMLRDLYNKYASQGLEIYQVSLDADEHFWKTSADNLPWVCVRDENGIYSTNAALYGVQNLPAFFLINRNNELRARGETVKDLEGTIKSML; from the coding sequence ATGAAAAAAGTAACGTTAGTAGCTCTTGTGGCTCTTGCTTTAAGTTCTTGTAATTCTGACCCTAAATTTAATGTAAAGGGAGATGTTTCGGGAGCAGATGGAAAAATGCTTTATCTGGAAGCTTCCGGACTTGAAGGAATTGTGCCTTTGGATTCTATAAAATTGAAAGGAGACGGTTCATTCAGTTTTAAACAATTGCGTCCCGAATCTCCTGAGTTTTATCGTTTACGGGTTGAAGATAAAGTAATTAATTTCTCGGTTGACTCAACAGAAACTGTTAGCATTCAAGCACCTTATACAGATTTCTCTACTGCTTATACAGTGGAAGGATCGGAGAACTCTGCAAAAATTAAAGAGCTGACTCTGAAACAGGTTCGTCTGCAAAAAGATGTAGATGCGTTGGTAAAGGCTGCACAGGCTCATCAATTGGGTAACGATGTTTTTGAAGACAGCTTGGCCGTACTACTGAAAAATTATAAAGATGATGTGAAAATCAATTATATCTTTGCGGCACCCAATACTGCTTCTGCTTATTTTGCACTATTTCAGAAATTAAACAATTATATGATCTTTGATCCGTTGAATAATAAGGATGATATTAAATGTTTTGGTGCAGTGGCTACCAGTCTGAACAATACTTATCCGCACGCGGTGCGTTCAAAGAATCTATATAATATAGTGATAAAAGGTATGAAGAATACCCGTACTCCACAACAGAAGACCATTGAGATACCGGAAGAAAAAATTGCAGAAACCGGTGTGATTGATATTGCTTTGAGAGATATGAAAGGTAATATCCGTAAGCTGACTGACTTGAAAGGTAAAGTGGTTCTGCTTGATTTTACTGTTTATCAAAGTGCGGTGGCAGCTCCTCATAACTTGATGCTGCGTGATTTATACAATAAGTATGCAAGTCAGGGTTTGGAGATTTATCAGGTTTCATTGGATGCAGACGAGCATTTTTGGAAAACATCAGCTGATAATCTGCCTTGGGTATGCGTGCGCGATGAGAATGGAATTTACTCAACCAATGCAGCTTTGTATGGCGTACAGAACCTGCCGGCTTTCTTCCTGATCAACCGAAACAATGAACTGAGGGCCCGTGGGGAGACGGTGAAAGATCTGGAAGGTACTATCAAGTCTATGCTTTAA
- the pnp gene encoding polyribonucleotide nucleotidyltransferase, whose translation MINPIVKTIELGDGRTITLETGKLAKQADGSVMLRMGNTMLLATVCAAKDAVPGTDFMPLQVEYKEKFAAFGRFPGGFTKREGRASDYEILTCRLVDRALRPLFPDNYHAEVYVNIILFSADGVDMPDALAGLAASAALAVSDIPFNGPISEVRVARIDGKFVINPTFDQLEQADMDIMVAATYENIMMVEGEMSEVSEAELLEAMKVAHEAIKVHCKAQMELTEMVGKTVKREYCHEENDEELRKAVHDACYDKSYAIAASGNRNKHERQDAFDAIRDEFKAQFSEEELEEKGALIDRYYHDVEKEAMRRCILDEGKRLDGRKTTEIRPIWCEVGYLPGPHGSAIFTRGETQSLTSVTLGTKLDEKIIDDVLAHGKERFLLHYNFPPFSTGEAKAQRGVGRREIGHGNLAHRALKRMIPEDYPYVVRVVSDILESNGSSSMATVCAGTLALMDAGVKIKKPVSGIAMGLIKNAGEEKYAVLSDILGDEDHLGDMDFKVTGTKDGITATQMDIKVDGLSYEILERALNQAKEGRMHILGKIEETISEPRTELKDHAPRIETMTIPKEFIGAVIGPGGKIIQGMQEETGATITIEEIDNVGRIEISGTNKKSIDDAIRLIKGIVAVPEVGEVYKGKVRSIMPYGAFVEFLPGKDGLLHISEIDWKRLETVEEAGIKEGDEIEVKLIDIDPKTGKFKLSRKVLLPRPEKK comes from the coding sequence ATGATTAACCCAATTGTTAAGACGATCGAGTTGGGAGATGGCAGAACCATCACACTCGAAACGGGAAAGCTGGCAAAACAGGCAGATGGTTCTGTGATGCTTCGCATGGGAAACACCATGTTGTTAGCTACTGTTTGTGCCGCTAAAGATGCAGTTCCCGGAACAGATTTCATGCCGCTTCAGGTAGAGTATAAAGAAAAATTCGCAGCATTCGGCCGCTTTCCTGGTGGTTTTACAAAAAGAGAAGGAAGAGCATCTGATTATGAGATCCTTACTTGCCGTTTAGTAGACCGTGCTCTCCGTCCTTTATTCCCCGATAACTATCACGCAGAAGTTTACGTAAACATCATCCTTTTCTCAGCAGACGGTGTAGATATGCCTGATGCATTGGCCGGATTGGCTGCTTCCGCAGCACTGGCTGTTTCAGATATTCCTTTCAACGGACCAATTTCAGAAGTACGTGTTGCGCGTATCGATGGTAAATTCGTTATCAACCCGACTTTCGATCAGCTTGAACAAGCTGATATGGATATCATGGTTGCCGCTACTTATGAAAACATCATGATGGTAGAAGGTGAAATGAGCGAAGTGTCGGAAGCCGAACTACTGGAAGCAATGAAAGTAGCTCACGAAGCCATCAAAGTACATTGCAAAGCACAGATGGAACTGACTGAAATGGTTGGTAAGACTGTTAAACGCGAATATTGTCACGAAGAAAACGACGAAGAACTCCGTAAAGCCGTTCATGATGCCTGCTATGATAAATCATATGCTATCGCAGCTTCCGGCAACAGAAACAAACATGAACGCCAGGATGCTTTCGATGCAATCCGCGACGAATTCAAAGCACAGTTCTCGGAAGAAGAACTGGAAGAAAAAGGTGCTCTGATCGATCGTTATTATCATGACGTAGAGAAAGAAGCGATGCGCCGTTGTATTCTTGATGAAGGAAAGCGTCTGGACGGACGTAAAACAACTGAAATCCGCCCGATTTGGTGCGAAGTAGGCTACCTGCCCGGACCTCACGGATCGGCTATCTTTACTCGTGGTGAAACTCAATCATTGACTTCAGTGACTCTGGGTACTAAACTGGATGAGAAAATCATCGACGATGTTCTCGCTCACGGAAAAGAACGCTTCCTATTACACTATAACTTTCCTCCTTTCTCTACAGGAGAGGCTAAGGCTCAACGTGGTGTAGGACGTCGTGAAATCGGACATGGAAATCTGGCTCACAGAGCATTGAAAAGAATGATTCCGGAAGACTATCCTTATGTAGTACGTGTCGTTTCAGATATCCTTGAATCAAACGGTTCTTCATCGATGGCTACCGTATGTGCCGGAACTTTGGCCCTGATGGATGCCGGTGTGAAAATTAAAAAACCTGTATCGGGTATCGCTATGGGATTGATTAAAAACGCAGGTGAAGAAAAATATGCAGTGTTGTCTGACATCCTTGGAGACGAAGACCACTTGGGCGATATGGACTTCAAAGTGACAGGTACTAAAGACGGTATCACAGCTACCCAGATGGATATTAAGGTAGACGGTCTGTCTTACGAAATCCTGGAACGCGCCTTAAATCAGGCAAAAGAAGGACGTATGCACATACTCGGTAAAATAGAAGAAACAATTTCCGAACCACGTACTGAGCTGAAAGATCACGCTCCTCGTATCGAAACAATGACTATTCCGAAAGAATTCATCGGTGCTGTAATCGGCCCGGGCGGAAAAATCATTCAGGGAATGCAGGAAGAAACAGGTGCAACAATCACTATCGAAGAAATCGACAACGTAGGTCGCATCGAGATCTCAGGAACTAACAAGAAATCGATTGATGACGCAATCCGCTTGATTAAAGGTATCGTTGCTGTTCCCGAAGTAGGTGAGGTATACAAAGGTAAAGTTCGCTCTATCATGCCTTACGGTGCATTTGTTGAATTCCTTCCGGGAAAAGACGGTTTACTCCATATCTCTGAAATTGACTGGAAACGTCTTGAGACTGTAGAAGAAGCCGGCATTAAAGAGGGTGACGAGATCGAAGTGAAATTGATCGATATTGACCCGAAGACAGGTAAATTCAAACTTTCAAGAAAAGTTTTATTGCCACGTCCGGAAAAGAAATAA
- a CDS encoding RNA polymerase sigma-70 factor, which yields MPSNNSLHTMDLFSQFFQENQKKFLSFAYSYTRNKAAAEDILMEAMVSLWENREKWEKDSNLHALLLTIIKNKSLNYLEHEQVRMKAEEAINTHKQRELDLRISTLEACEPATIFDTEIQRIVYKTLEQLPEQSRHIFILSRYHNTPNKKIAEQLGISIKSVEFHITKTLKLLRLELKDYLISLLF from the coding sequence ATGCCAAGCAACAACAGCCTTCACACCATGGACTTATTCAGCCAGTTCTTTCAAGAAAACCAGAAGAAGTTTCTGTCGTTTGCTTATTCATACACCCGAAATAAAGCCGCAGCCGAAGATATTCTGATGGAAGCAATGGTCAGCCTGTGGGAGAATCGCGAAAAATGGGAAAAAGATTCCAACCTGCATGCATTGCTGCTTACTATCATCAAAAACAAATCACTCAATTATCTTGAACACGAACAAGTGCGTATGAAAGCTGAAGAGGCGATCAATACACATAAGCAACGTGAACTCGATCTCCGTATCTCCACCTTGGAAGCATGCGAACCTGCGACTATTTTCGATACTGAGATACAACGCATCGTATATAAAACACTTGAACAGCTACCGGAACAAAGCCGCCACATTTTCATATTAAGCCGTTATCACAATACTCCCAATAAGAAGATAGCCGAACAACTCGGCATTTCTATCAAAAGTGTAGAATTTCATATCACCAAAACATTGAAACTGTTGCGTCTCGAACTCAAAGATTATCTTATATCCCTACTTTTTTAA
- a CDS encoding FecR family protein translates to MEQELLYKYFKGTTSEEEERLILDWVDASPENRKAFQKERMLYDIALFTDEKQMNRKDRKARIIPMLRWSARIAAVVIVAISFGFLFKNYQYEKSACQQTITVPAGQRAQITLADGTKVWLNSKSTLTYASNFGRKERNVELDGEAYFEVAKNKKIPFFVNTEINRVKVVGTHFNVCAYKGSNEFETTLIEGIVDIYPIGSDQVITRLTKDEFFGSYNGKYKKTTLPSYEYLRWKEGLYCFDDAPFNSLLNKLEKYYNVNISVRNLNILNYRCTGKFKEQDGIEHILKVIQKDHKFTYSINEEKDSIIIE, encoded by the coding sequence ATGGAACAGGAACTGCTATACAAGTATTTTAAAGGAACCACTTCTGAAGAAGAAGAAAGGCTGATTCTGGATTGGGTGGATGCCTCCCCCGAGAATCGGAAAGCATTTCAAAAAGAACGCATGCTATATGACATAGCCTTATTCACAGACGAAAAACAGATGAACCGGAAAGATAGAAAAGCCCGGATCATCCCTATGCTGAGGTGGAGTGCACGTATTGCCGCCGTAGTCATTGTAGCCATCAGTTTCGGATTCTTGTTTAAGAACTATCAGTATGAAAAATCAGCCTGCCAACAAACCATAACAGTACCTGCCGGACAACGTGCACAAATCACACTGGCGGATGGAACCAAAGTATGGTTGAACTCCAAATCGACCTTAACCTATGCATCCAACTTCGGTCGTAAAGAAAGAAATGTAGAGCTGGATGGAGAAGCCTATTTTGAAGTAGCCAAGAATAAAAAAATACCATTCTTCGTCAATACGGAGATTAATCGGGTGAAAGTGGTAGGAACCCATTTCAATGTCTGCGCCTACAAAGGCAGCAACGAATTTGAAACGACTTTAATTGAGGGAATTGTCGACATCTATCCGATAGGGAGTGATCAGGTAATTACCCGGTTGACAAAAGACGAATTTTTCGGATCGTACAATGGAAAATATAAAAAGACCACTTTGCCTTCGTACGAATATCTGAGATGGAAAGAGGGATTATACTGTTTTGATGATGCACCCTTTAACAGCCTGCTCAACAAACTGGAAAAATATTATAATGTGAACATCAGCGTGAGAAACCTGAACATACTCAACTACCGTTGTACCGGTAAGTTTAAAGAACAGGATGGCATAGAACATATCCTGAAAGTTATTCAGAAAGATCATAAGTTCACCTATAGTATCAACGAAGAGAAAGACAGCATCATCATTGAATAG
- a CDS encoding TonB-dependent receptor, with amino-acid sequence MKITLFLLFFVAFQAYSENGYSQSTKISIPRSSLKVSELLSKIESQTEYLFVYNKKNVDTRRWVNVQADNKTVSEVLDQAFKGTNIKYVMEGNNIVLTRNNDNAITAQQDRVTVKGVVTDQNGDPIIGANVLEKGTTNGCITDMEGNFTLNVPSNATLTITYIGYQPQNIQVNGRQSFNVKLQEEAMALEQVVVTAMGIKKKEASLTYSTQQVGGDELTRAKDPNMINALAGKTAGVQITKSSSGLGGSAKVSIRGSRSISGNNQPLYVIDGVPMLNNSNEQASTAIGGTADAGNRDGGDGISNLNPDDIESMSILKGASAAALYGSQAANGVILITTKKGKAGIQKITFSSNLTVDHAICLPEFQNNYAMDPEAKNSWGKNQTLKDYNNADNFFQNGVTAINSVSFMNGSEKMQTYFSYANTTAKGIVEKNKMQKHNLNFRETANFFNDYLKLDANVNLMTQTIKNRPTSGGYYMNPLVGLYGFPRGEDLSEYKNNFEVFDPARNMNVQNWYTSYQDMEQNPYWITNRINSNDKRTRAIASLTANVKITDWLNIQARGTADYTHDQYQQRMYASTAPALAGQNGRYIDLNHTETLYYGDVMAMVNKKWNDFSLNGAIGGSINSTNVNSLRLDSKTASLYYPNVFTVANIKMTQAAYIDEQMNQKRVLQSLFGTAQLGWKESLYLDVTARNDWSSTLAYTKHSSFFYPSVGLSWVLNNTVKLPEWISFGKIRGSWSKVGNDLPLFISNTIPGSNDIIGAGGAIVTYSKAPFNDLKPEMSTSYEIGTEWRFFNYRLDFDITYYRTNTKNQLFTLPSSAGADYKYYMVNAGNIQNEGVEITLGATPVMNDAFRWKTQFNFSTNKNKIIKLHPDLKTFVYGDESFSSSYSMRLVEGGSFGDIYGKAFERDENGKVAFTTDKDGDKIPNVIGGGNTEKVGNCNPDFMLGWSNTFTYKGFSLYFLIDGRFGGDVLSQTQAELDQRGVSLNSGKARDAGYINIDGTQVKPRKFYTAVSGRDGCTEYYMYDATNIRLRELSLGYSLPQSWLAKAGGAFKDVQLSFVARNLFFISKKAPFDPDAVLSTGNDNQGIDVFGMPTTRSLGFNIKFTF; translated from the coding sequence ATGAAGATCACTTTATTCCTTCTCTTTTTCGTAGCATTCCAAGCTTACAGTGAGAATGGATACTCTCAAAGCACTAAAATAAGCATACCGCGTTCTAGTCTGAAAGTAAGCGAATTACTATCAAAAATCGAATCTCAGACAGAGTACCTGTTCGTCTACAATAAAAAAAACGTAGACACCAGACGCTGGGTGAACGTGCAAGCCGATAACAAAACTGTATCCGAAGTTCTCGACCAAGCATTCAAAGGTACCAACATTAAATATGTGATGGAAGGTAACAACATTGTTCTGACCAGAAACAATGATAATGCCATAACTGCACAACAGGACAGAGTAACCGTAAAAGGAGTTGTTACTGATCAGAATGGTGACCCCATCATAGGTGCCAATGTACTCGAGAAAGGTACTACCAATGGCTGCATCACCGATATGGAGGGTAATTTCACCCTCAATGTACCCAGTAACGCCACTCTTACAATCACCTATATCGGTTATCAGCCACAAAATATCCAGGTGAACGGACGGCAGAGTTTCAACGTTAAACTGCAAGAGGAAGCCATGGCGCTGGAACAGGTAGTGGTAACCGCTATGGGTATCAAGAAGAAAGAAGCTTCCTTGACTTACTCAACCCAACAAGTGGGCGGTGACGAATTGACCCGTGCCAAAGATCCGAATATGATTAATGCCCTTGCCGGTAAAACAGCAGGTGTACAAATCACTAAAAGTTCATCCGGACTGGGTGGTTCGGCCAAAGTTTCCATTCGCGGTAGCCGTTCGATCAGTGGAAACAACCAGCCTCTGTATGTTATCGACGGTGTACCGATGCTGAACAATAGCAATGAACAAGCTTCCACAGCTATTGGTGGTACAGCCGATGCAGGTAACCGTGATGGCGGTGACGGTATCTCAAACTTAAACCCGGACGATATTGAAAGTATGAGTATCCTGAAAGGAGCCTCTGCAGCAGCTCTCTATGGCTCACAGGCTGCCAACGGTGTGATCTTAATTACCACAAAGAAAGGCAAAGCCGGTATCCAAAAAATCACTTTCTCTTCTAATCTGACTGTAGACCACGCCATTTGTTTGCCCGAATTCCAGAACAATTACGCCATGGACCCTGAAGCCAAAAACAGTTGGGGAAAGAATCAAACACTGAAAGATTATAATAACGCCGATAATTTCTTTCAGAATGGTGTAACAGCCATCAACTCCGTATCTTTTATGAACGGCAGCGAAAAGATGCAAACTTATTTCTCTTATGCCAATACTACAGCCAAAGGTATCGTTGAGAAAAATAAGATGCAAAAACACAACCTCAACTTCCGCGAAACGGCTAACTTCTTTAATGATTACCTGAAGCTGGATGCCAACGTGAACCTGATGACACAAACTATCAAAAACCGTCCCACCTCCGGTGGCTATTATATGAATCCGTTGGTAGGTCTCTACGGTTTCCCGAGAGGTGAAGATTTATCCGAATACAAGAATAATTTCGAAGTCTTCGATCCTGCCCGTAACATGAACGTACAGAATTGGTATACTTCTTATCAGGACATGGAACAAAATCCCTACTGGATCACCAACCGCATCAACAGTAATGATAAACGCACACGTGCGATCGCTTCACTAACAGCCAACGTAAAAATTACCGACTGGCTGAATATCCAGGCACGCGGTACAGCCGACTACACACACGACCAGTATCAACAGCGCATGTATGCCTCTACCGCTCCTGCCTTAGCGGGGCAAAACGGACGTTACATCGACCTGAATCATACTGAAACATTGTATTACGGCGACGTCATGGCTATGGTAAACAAAAAATGGAATGACTTTTCATTGAACGGAGCCATCGGCGGCAGTATCAACAGTACAAATGTAAACTCCCTGAGACTGGATTCTAAAACAGCTTCCCTGTACTATCCGAATGTATTTACGGTAGCCAACATTAAAATGACACAGGCTGCCTACATCGACGAACAAATGAATCAGAAGCGAGTGTTGCAGTCTTTGTTCGGAACCGCTCAGTTGGGTTGGAAAGAAAGTCTGTACCTGGATGTTACCGCACGTAACGATTGGTCGTCGACACTGGCCTATACCAAGCACAGCAGTTTCTTCTATCCCTCGGTAGGTCTGTCATGGGTACTGAACAATACAGTGAAACTTCCCGAATGGATTTCTTTCGGTAAGATCAGAGGTTCTTGGTCTAAAGTTGGCAATGACCTTCCATTGTTCATCAGCAACACGATCCCTGGCAGCAATGATATCATCGGAGCAGGTGGTGCCATCGTGACTTACTCCAAAGCCCCCTTCAACGATCTGAAACCGGAAATGAGTACTTCTTATGAAATAGGTACCGAATGGAGATTCTTCAATTACCGGCTCGATTTCGATATTACTTATTACCGCACCAATACCAAAAATCAGTTATTCACATTGCCTTCATCGGCAGGTGCCGACTATAAATACTATATGGTAAATGCCGGTAATATACAAAACGAAGGTGTTGAAATCACTCTTGGAGCTACTCCGGTAATGAACGATGCTTTCCGTTGGAAAACCCAATTTAACTTCTCCACCAACAAAAACAAGATTATCAAGCTTCATCCGGATCTCAAGACATTCGTTTATGGTGACGAAAGCTTCTCTTCTTCTTACTCCATGCGTTTGGTAGAAGGAGGTTCATTCGGCGACATTTACGGTAAAGCATTCGAACGTGACGAAAATGGCAAAGTGGCATTTACTACAGATAAAGACGGAGACAAGATCCCGAACGTTATCGGTGGCGGCAATACAGAAAAAGTAGGCAACTGTAATCCGGACTTTATGTTAGGATGGAGCAATACATTCACTTACAAAGGTTTCTCACTCTACTTCTTGATCGATGGACGTTTTGGTGGCGATGTACTCTCACAGACTCAGGCCGAACTCGACCAAAGAGGTGTCAGCCTGAACAGCGGTAAAGCCCGAGATGCAGGATATATCAATATTGACGGAACACAAGTGAAGCCGAGAAAATTCTACACCGCAGTCAGTGGACGTGACGGATGTACGGAGTACTATATGTACGACGCTACCAATATTCGCCTCCGCGAACTCTCTTTGGGCTACTCACTCCCCCAAAGCTGGTTGGCTAAAGCCGGCGGTGCATTTAAAGATGTCCAGTTGTCATTTGTAGCCCGCAACCTGTTCTTCATCTCAAAGAAAGCTCCGTTCGATCCGGATGCCGTTCTTTCGACAGGTAACGATAATCAGGGTATTGACGTATTCGGCATGCCGACTACCCGTAGCTTAGGTTTCAATATTAAGTTCACATTCTAA
- a CDS encoding SusD/RagB family nutrient-binding outer membrane lipoprotein: protein MKNNIKYIAGILLGGLIGFSACTDSFESFNTNEAGFDNDSKKQDFNYYGIPLGIIQQGIYFNYDWGSGKNWPFQTMQNLGADLFSGYVHDFNPFNEGKNNSTYYMMDGWNGSTWDNTYGYIMPEVQKSETINEKDNIGFFGITKILKVELMHRLSDLYGPIVYTQFGSKTGSTPDTQQEAYKAFFNDLDTGIAKIREYQKANPDIESFAKFDILMPQGKRTFSEWIRFANSLRLRLAVRIAMADSKLAVAEAQKALTDEEGLLEGNDEVVAVSTSSGYTNPFGEINKAWGEVFMNANMESLLVGYEDPRMEKYFDKATGSDATSLIDYKGTYKGIRQGTGFSHKNYNGHSKSTITQQTDAVLMTPAEVWFLRAEAALRGWSSESVKDCYEKGVKASFAQWGAAGAEAYLESDRKPSDYVDAFKAANNVKAVNTLTPKWDDAAGNEDKLGRIITQKWLAMFPEGGEAWAEQRRTGYPRLFPVLVNQSEGTVDTNLGPRRLNFFVGIKTTNPEQYTQLVNALGGIDNCGTRLWWDTGRNF from the coding sequence ATGAAAAACAATATCAAATATATAGCAGGCATACTCTTAGGAGGATTGATCGGATTTTCAGCTTGTACTGATTCTTTTGAGTCGTTCAACACCAACGAAGCAGGATTCGATAATGATAGTAAAAAACAGGATTTCAATTATTATGGCATCCCTTTGGGAATCATTCAGCAAGGAATCTACTTCAACTACGACTGGGGAAGCGGCAAGAACTGGCCTTTTCAGACCATGCAAAACCTGGGGGCAGATCTATTCTCGGGATATGTGCATGACTTCAATCCCTTCAACGAAGGAAAGAACAACAGCACTTACTACATGATGGACGGCTGGAACGGTTCTACATGGGATAATACCTATGGATACATTATGCCGGAAGTACAGAAATCAGAGACTATTAATGAAAAAGACAATATAGGGTTCTTCGGTATTACCAAGATACTGAAAGTGGAATTAATGCACCGCTTATCCGACCTGTATGGACCGATCGTCTATACTCAGTTCGGATCAAAAACGGGTTCTACACCCGATACGCAACAAGAAGCATACAAAGCTTTCTTCAATGACCTGGATACAGGTATTGCCAAGATACGTGAATATCAGAAAGCCAATCCGGACATTGAGAGTTTTGCAAAATTCGATATCCTGATGCCGCAGGGAAAACGCACATTCAGCGAATGGATACGGTTCGCAAATTCTCTCCGTCTGCGCCTGGCTGTCCGTATTGCCATGGCGGACTCTAAGCTGGCTGTGGCAGAAGCCCAAAAAGCACTTACGGATGAAGAAGGATTGCTGGAAGGCAATGATGAAGTCGTAGCCGTTTCTACCTCATCAGGTTATACTAATCCTTTCGGAGAAATCAATAAAGCATGGGGCGAAGTGTTTATGAACGCCAACATGGAGTCTCTATTAGTGGGTTACGAAGATCCCCGCATGGAAAAGTATTTTGATAAAGCAACCGGCTCTGATGCAACAAGCCTTATCGACTATAAAGGTACTTACAAAGGTATCCGCCAAGGAACAGGCTTTAGTCATAAAAACTACAACGGACATTCAAAAAGTACCATTACCCAACAGACAGACGCCGTACTGATGACTCCTGCCGAGGTATGGTTCCTGCGTGCCGAAGCAGCTCTGCGAGGCTGGAGCAGCGAATCGGTGAAGGATTGCTATGAAAAAGGTGTAAAAGCATCATTTGCACAATGGGGTGCTGCCGGTGCCGAAGCATATCTGGAGAGTGACAGAAAGCCATCCGACTATGTAGACGCTTTCAAAGCAGCCAATAATGTGAAAGCAGTCAACACACTGACCCCCAAATGGGACGATGCCGCCGGCAATGAAGACAAGCTGGGACGCATCATTACACAGAAATGGCTTGCCATGTTCCCTGAAGGAGGAGAAGCTTGGGCAGAACAACGTCGTACAGGCTATCCGAGACTATTCCCTGTATTGGTCAACCAAAGTGAAGGTACGGTAGATACCAACCTCGGACCACGTCGACTGAACTTCTTCGTAGGTATCAAAACGACCAATCCCGAGCAATATACCCAATTGGTAAATGCATTGGGCGGAATCGACAACTGCGGCACTCGCCTGTGGTGGGACACCGGAAGAAATTTCTGA